A segment of the Gemmatimonadota bacterium genome:
ACCAGCCGCACTCCAGCCGGCAGCCCGCCCGCGATCCGCTCCCACATCCGGACCACCAAGTTCTCCGTCGTGGGCATCACTCCAGCCATCCACTCCACGTCCAGGTTAAGGTTGCGGTGGTCTACATCCTCGACGACCCGCCGCTCGACCAGCTCCTTCAGCTCCTTGAGGTCCAACACGAATCCCGTCTCCGCATCCACTTCCCCCTCGACCGTCACGTCCAGCTCATAGTTGTGGCCGTGCCAGTTCGGGCTGGCACATAACCCGAACACCCGCCGGTTCCGCTCCGGGCTCCACTCCTCACGGTTCAGCCGATGGCCGGCGCTGAAGTGAAGACGCCGGGTGACTCGGACCTGCGGCATCGAGCTCCTCCTCTCCTCCGTGCCAGCCGGCCTAGTGCACTGCCCGATGGCCTTCTATCTTTTGCCGTCTTTACCTCGAACGGCACCGGCGGTGCAGCAGTCCCTGGCAGTGAGAGCGTCGTGATCCATCGATTCTTGGCCGTCGCCGCGCCCCTGGCCAGGGCGGGAGCCACGGCGTGGTCGGCCTTGTGGACCTTTCCGTCCATCCTGGCCTCCGCGTTCCTGGTGGCCTGGGCCGCCGAGGCTGCGCAGTTCATGATCAGCCAGGGCCTCGCCCTGGCCATCCTTGCCTGGATGCAAACGCTCCCCGAGTTCGCTGTCGAGGGCGTCATTGCCTGGCAGGCCGGCAAGGATCCCAGCCGCACGCACCTGGTGATCGCCAACTTCACGGGCGCGATCCGCCTGCTCATTGGGCTGGGCTGGCCCATGATCTACTTCGTCGCCGCCTACTCCGCGTTCCACAGCAGCCGGCGCCAGACGTGGGCGGAGATCAAGCTGGACGACGAGCACTCGGTCGAGGTGGTGGGACTGCTCCCGCCCGTCCTCTACTTCCTGTGGATCTGGTACAAGGCCTCGCTCTCCCTGCTCGATGCCGTACCCCTCGTCGCCATGTACCTGGCCTACCTCTACATCCTCTGGCACATCCCGCCGCGCGGCGACGAAGCCCTCGAGGAAGTCGGCCGCGTGCCCCGCGCCGTGCTCCGCCTGAAGTCGCGGCTGCGCTGGACCGCGATCCTCACCCTCTTCGCCGCGGGCGGCACGCTGCTGTACTTCACGGCGCACCCCTTCATCGAGTCCATGCTCGCGCTGGCGGTGCTCTGGGGCATCAGCGACTTCGTCTTCGTGCAGTGGGTCGCGCCCTTCCTCTCCGAGTTCCCGGAGAAGGTGAGCGCGTTCTACTGGGCGCGCAAGGCAACGGGCGCGCCTATGGCCCTCATGAACATGGTGTCCAGCAACATCAACCAGTGGACCGTGCTGGCCGCCATGATCCCGTTCGTCTACTCGCTGAGCATGGGCACGGCCGTGGCGCTGCCCTTCGACGACGAGCAGCGGCTCGAGATCCTGCTCACGGTGCTCCAGTCCATCCTGGCCGTGCTCATTCTCTTCAACATGCGCTTTTCCTTCTGGGAGGCCGGCCTGCTCTTCGTATTCTGGTTCGCACAGTTCCTGCGCCCCGAGCTGCGCGACGAAATCTGCTGGCTCTACGGGATATGGGCCGCGCTGCTGCTTCTCTCCGGCATCATCGACCCCAACCGCTTCCGCGCGCCACGTCTCTTCCTGGCGCTGCTACGGAGCCATTTGGGCCTGGGCCGCGAGCGCCCCCGCAAAGCTGGTCAGCGCCGCTAACCGCCCTCCTCGACTTCGGCCGCCGTAACAAAAGCCGGCCCGCGGCAACGCCGCGGGCCGGCCAGACGCACCGAAGGGGATTTTTTGGAGC
Coding sequences within it:
- a CDS encoding 6-carboxytetrahydropterin synthase, with protein sequence MPQVRVTRRLHFSAGHRLNREEWSPERNRRVFGLCASPNWHGHNYELDVTVEGEVDAETGFVLDLKELKELVERRVVEDVDHRNLNLDVEWMAGVMPTTENLVVRMWERIAGGLPAGVRLVRLVLWETPRNAVEYEGG